A part of Micromonospora chersina genomic DNA contains:
- the cimA gene encoding citramalate synthase, whose translation MTFQVYDTTLRDGAQREGLSYSVVDKLAVARLLDDLGVGFIEGGWPGAVPKDTEFFRRARTELELRHAVLVAFGATRKAGVAVEDDPQVRGLLDAGTPAVALVAKADLRHVERALRTTADENLAMIRDTVAYLVAQGRRVFVDGEHFYDGHRYDPAYTAAVAETALAAGAERFVLCDTNGGMLPSQVTAAITDLAARTGIAPERLGMHAQNDTACAVANTIAAVEAGVRHVQGTANGYGERPGNADLFAIVANLQLKLGMPVLPEGCLEQMVRVSHAIAEIANIAPDTHQAYVGAAAFAHKAGLHASAIKVDPLLYNHVDPSVVGNDMRILVTEMAGRASVELKSRELGLDLAGHPDALSRVTNRVKELEAGGWSFEAADASFELLVRSELPDAAPARPFALESYRVLVEHREDGAVVSEATVKIRVRGERVIATAEGNGPVNALDEALRVALARHYPELREFELADYKVRILEGSHGTGAVTRVLVETAGAGRDWTTVGVHPNVVEASWHALVDALTYGLDRARV comes from the coding sequence ATGACCTTCCAGGTGTACGACACGACGCTGCGCGACGGCGCCCAGCGCGAGGGGCTCAGCTACTCGGTGGTCGACAAGCTGGCGGTGGCCCGCCTCCTCGACGACCTCGGGGTCGGCTTCATCGAGGGCGGCTGGCCGGGCGCGGTGCCCAAGGACACCGAGTTCTTCCGCCGGGCCCGCACCGAACTGGAACTGCGGCACGCGGTCCTGGTCGCCTTCGGGGCCACCCGCAAGGCCGGCGTCGCGGTCGAGGACGACCCGCAGGTGCGCGGGCTGCTGGACGCGGGCACCCCGGCCGTGGCGCTCGTCGCCAAGGCGGACCTGCGGCACGTCGAGCGGGCGCTGCGCACCACCGCCGACGAGAACCTGGCGATGATCCGGGACACGGTCGCGTACCTGGTGGCGCAGGGGCGGCGGGTCTTCGTCGACGGCGAGCACTTCTACGACGGTCACCGGTACGACCCGGCGTACACCGCCGCGGTGGCGGAGACCGCGCTGGCCGCCGGCGCCGAACGGTTCGTCCTCTGCGACACCAACGGCGGGATGCTGCCCTCCCAGGTCACCGCCGCGATCACCGACCTCGCCGCCCGCACCGGGATCGCCCCCGAACGGCTCGGCATGCACGCCCAGAACGACACCGCCTGCGCGGTGGCCAACACGATCGCCGCGGTCGAGGCCGGCGTCCGGCACGTCCAGGGCACCGCCAACGGGTACGGCGAGCGCCCCGGCAACGCCGACCTGTTCGCGATCGTGGCCAACCTCCAACTCAAGCTCGGCATGCCCGTCCTACCGGAGGGCTGCCTGGAACAGATGGTGCGGGTCTCGCACGCCATCGCCGAGATCGCCAACATCGCCCCCGACACCCACCAGGCCTACGTCGGGGCCGCCGCCTTCGCCCACAAGGCGGGGCTGCACGCGAGCGCGATCAAGGTCGACCCGTTGCTCTACAACCACGTGGATCCCTCGGTGGTGGGCAACGACATGCGGATCCTGGTGACCGAGATGGCCGGCCGGGCCAGCGTCGAGCTCAAGAGCCGCGAGCTGGGCCTGGACCTGGCCGGCCATCCGGACGCCCTGTCCCGGGTCACCAACAGGGTCAAGGAGCTGGAGGCCGGCGGCTGGTCGTTCGAGGCCGCCGACGCCTCGTTCGAGCTGCTGGTCCGCTCCGAGCTGCCGGACGCCGCGCCGGCCCGGCCGTTCGCGCTGGAGTCCTACCGGGTGCTTGTCGAGCACCGCGAGGACGGCGCGGTGGTCTCCGAGGCCACCGTCAAGATCCGGGTACGCGGCGAGCGCGTCATCGCCACCGCCGAGGGGAACGGCCCGGTCAACGCCCTCGACGAGGCGCTGCGGGTGGCGCTCGCCCGGCACTACCCGGAGCTGCGCGAGTTCGAGCTGGCCGACTACAAGGTCCGCATCCTGGAGGGCAGCCACGGCACCGGCGCGGTGACCCGGGTGCTCGTGGAGACCGCCGGGGCCGGCCGCGACTGGACCACTGTCGGCGTCCACCCCAACGTGGTCGAGGCCAGCTGGCACGCCCTGGTCGACGCCCTCACCTACGGCCTGGACCGGGCGCGGGTCTGA
- a CDS encoding peroxiredoxin, which yields MLTVGDRFPEYELTACVSLDADKAFETINHKTYEGKWRVVFFWPKDFTFICPTEIAEFGRLNGEFADRDAQVLGVSVDNEFVHYAWRKDHPDLRELPFPMLSDIKRELTADCGVLGEDGVAQRATFIVDPDNEIQFAMVTAGSVGRNVSEVLRVLDALQTDELCPCNWNKGGATLDANALLAGAGA from the coding sequence GTGCTCACTGTCGGTGACCGCTTCCCCGAGTACGAACTCACCGCCTGCGTCTCCCTCGACGCCGACAAGGCGTTCGAGACGATCAACCACAAGACCTACGAGGGCAAGTGGCGCGTCGTCTTCTTCTGGCCGAAGGACTTCACCTTCATCTGCCCGACCGAGATCGCCGAGTTCGGCCGCCTCAACGGCGAGTTCGCCGACCGGGACGCCCAGGTCCTCGGCGTCTCCGTGGACAACGAGTTCGTCCACTACGCCTGGCGCAAGGACCACCCGGACCTGCGCGAGCTGCCCTTCCCGATGCTCAGCGACATCAAGCGCGAGCTGACCGCCGACTGCGGCGTGCTCGGTGAGGACGGCGTCGCCCAGCGGGCCACCTTCATCGTCGACCCGGACAACGAGATCCAGTTCGCCATGGTGACCGCCGGTTCGGTCGGCCGGAACGTCTCCGAGGTGCTGCGGGTGCTCGACGCCCTCCAGACCGACGAGCTCTGCCCGTGCAACTGGAACAAGGGCGGCGCCACCCTGGACGCCAACGCGCTGCTCGCCGGCGCCGGGGCCTGA
- a CDS encoding carboxymuconolactone decarboxylase family protein — protein MGLDAVKAALPEYAKDIRLNLGSTITTSTLKPEQAWGTALACAVAARNPVVLREIAGEAAGHLTPEAVEAAKGAATIMAMNNVYYRAKHLIGDEQYASLPARLRMQIIARPGVEKVDFELWSLAVSAITGCGVCLESHEKTLRAAGFSRDQVHEALRIASVVHAAAVALDAEAALA, from the coding sequence ATGGGTCTGGACGCGGTCAAGGCGGCCCTGCCGGAGTACGCCAAGGACATCCGGCTCAACCTCGGCTCCACCATCACCACCTCGACCCTGAAGCCGGAGCAGGCCTGGGGCACCGCCCTGGCCTGCGCGGTGGCGGCCCGCAACCCGGTGGTGCTGCGGGAGATCGCCGGCGAGGCGGCCGGTCATCTCACGCCCGAGGCCGTCGAGGCGGCCAAGGGCGCGGCCACCATCATGGCCATGAACAACGTCTACTACCGGGCCAAGCACCTCATCGGCGACGAGCAGTACGCCTCGCTGCCGGCCCGGCTGCGGATGCAGATCATCGCCCGGCCCGGCGTGGAGAAGGTCGACTTCGAGCTGTGGTCCCTCGCCGTATCGGCGATCACCGGCTGCGGCGTCTGCCTGGAGTCGCACGAGAAGACCCTGCGCGCCGCCGGGTTCAGCCGCGACCAGGTGCACGAGGCGCTGCGCATCGCGTCCGTCGTGCACGCCGCCGCGGTGGCCCTGGACGCGGAGGCCGCACTGGCCTGA
- a CDS encoding PRC-barrel domain-containing protein produces the protein MERLDPRTTHGTPDPLTQGGQGAFAGGAPAGRFDPWSYRDDAGVTGVDLVGYKVEATDGSIGKVDRASHEVNSSFLVVDTGPWIFGKKVMLPAGTVNHVDHDERKVYVDRSKDQIKAAPEYDETTDTDPAYRDKLGGYYDDTYSSIPPGTAR, from the coding sequence ATGGAGCGGCTCGACCCTCGAACGACCCACGGGACGCCGGATCCGCTGACCCAGGGTGGTCAGGGCGCCTTCGCGGGCGGCGCGCCCGCCGGGCGTTTCGATCCGTGGAGCTACCGGGACGACGCCGGGGTGACCGGTGTGGACCTGGTCGGCTACAAGGTGGAGGCGACTGACGGTTCGATCGGCAAGGTGGACCGGGCCAGCCACGAGGTGAACTCCAGTTTCCTCGTGGTGGACACCGGTCCGTGGATCTTCGGCAAGAAGGTCATGCTGCCGGCCGGCACCGTCAACCACGTCGACCACGACGAGCGGAAGGTCTACGTCGACCGGAGCAAGGACCAGATCAAGGCCGCGCCCGAGTACGACGAGACCACCGACACGGACCCGGCGTACCGGGACAAGCTCGGCGGCTACTACGACGACACGTACTCGTCGATCCCGCCGGGCACGGCCCGGTAA
- a CDS encoding tyrosine-protein phosphatase: MSAVDALETPFPALFNFRDVGGYRSRDGRTVRHRRLYRSDSLHRIDETDQAAFTALGIRTVIDLRRPTEVARDGRVPAYDGLTYRHIHPEHEDWAERRYEPGSDLARYLADRYADLARTGTAGLAEAVGLIADSANAPVVVHCVAGKDRTGIVCGLTLAVLGVPDEDIAADYALSTAASERFSAWVRATVPGAEEPPPPFLASPAEAMMLFLTELREGYGSPEGYLRHAGVTDDQLGALRAHLLD, encoded by the coding sequence GTGTCAGCTGTGGACGCCCTGGAGACCCCCTTCCCCGCGCTGTTCAACTTCCGCGACGTCGGCGGCTACCGCAGCCGGGACGGGCGCACCGTCCGGCACCGCCGGCTCTACCGCTCCGACTCGCTGCACCGCATCGACGAGACCGACCAGGCCGCGTTCACCGCGCTCGGCATCCGCACCGTCATCGACCTGCGCCGCCCCACCGAGGTGGCGCGGGACGGCCGGGTGCCCGCCTACGACGGGCTCACCTACCGGCACATCCACCCGGAGCACGAGGACTGGGCCGAGCGGCGGTACGAGCCCGGCAGCGACCTGGCCCGCTACCTCGCCGACCGGTACGCCGACCTGGCCCGCACCGGCACCGCCGGGCTGGCCGAGGCGGTCGGCCTGATCGCCGACAGCGCCAACGCGCCCGTGGTGGTGCACTGCGTCGCCGGCAAGGACCGCACCGGGATCGTCTGCGGCCTCACCCTCGCCGTGCTCGGCGTGCCCGACGAGGACATCGCCGCCGACTACGCGCTCAGCACCGCCGCGTCCGAGCGGTTCAGCGCCTGGGTCCGGGCCACCGTGCCGGGCGCCGAGGAGCCACCGCCGCCGTTCCTCGCCTCCCCCGCCGAGGCGATGATGCTCTTCCTCACCGAGCTGCGTGAGGGCTACGGCTCGCCCGAGGGCTACCTCCGCCACGCCGGCGTGACCGACGACCAGCTCGGCGCCCTCCGGGCCCACCTCCTCGACTGA
- a CDS encoding branched-chain amino acid aminotransferase, translating to MSGGDKLDFEIRPNPAPVSAADRAALLANPGFGRVFTDHMVTIRYAEGKGWYDARVEARAPIPMDPAAAVLHYAQEIFEGLKAYRTGDGSVTMFRPEANAARFVASAHRLAMPELPAETFVESLRRLVEIDQDWIPEHEDASLYLRPFMFASEVFLGVRPANEYLYCVIASPAGAYFSGGVKPVTVWVSPDYTRAAPGGTGAAKCGGNYAASLAAQAEAIEAGCDQVVFLDAVERRFVDELGGMNVFFVYDDDTLVTPPLTGTILPGITRDAILTLAAESGHKVQERPVSFADWQADAASGRLREVFACGTAAVITPIGGVRFPDGEFLIGGGEPGRSTMALRQKLVDIQRGRAEDRHGWVTRVL from the coding sequence ATGAGCGGTGGTGACAAGCTCGATTTCGAGATCCGTCCGAATCCCGCGCCCGTATCCGCCGCCGACCGGGCCGCCCTGCTGGCGAACCCGGGCTTCGGCCGGGTGTTCACCGACCACATGGTGACCATCCGGTACGCCGAGGGCAAGGGCTGGTACGACGCCCGGGTGGAGGCACGCGCGCCGATCCCCATGGACCCGGCCGCCGCGGTCCTGCACTACGCGCAGGAGATCTTCGAGGGGCTGAAGGCGTACCGGACCGGCGACGGGTCGGTGACCATGTTCCGCCCGGAGGCCAACGCCGCCCGCTTCGTCGCCTCCGCCCACCGGCTGGCCATGCCGGAGCTGCCGGCGGAGACGTTCGTCGAGTCGCTGCGCCGGCTCGTCGAGATCGACCAGGACTGGATCCCGGAGCATGAGGACGCCAGCCTCTACCTGCGTCCGTTCATGTTCGCCAGCGAGGTCTTCCTCGGCGTCCGCCCGGCCAACGAATACCTCTACTGCGTGATCGCCTCGCCGGCCGGGGCGTACTTCTCGGGTGGGGTCAAGCCGGTGACGGTCTGGGTCTCGCCGGACTACACCCGGGCGGCGCCCGGCGGCACCGGCGCGGCCAAGTGCGGCGGCAACTACGCCGCGTCGCTCGCCGCCCAGGCCGAGGCCATCGAGGCCGGCTGCGACCAGGTGGTCTTCCTGGACGCGGTGGAGCGGCGCTTCGTCGACGAGCTGGGCGGCATGAACGTCTTCTTCGTCTACGACGACGACACCCTGGTCACCCCGCCGCTGACCGGCACCATCCTGCCGGGCATCACCCGCGACGCGATCCTCACCCTGGCCGCCGAGTCGGGGCACAAGGTGCAGGAGCGCCCGGTCAGCTTCGCCGACTGGCAGGCCGACGCGGCCAGCGGCCGGCTGCGCGAGGTGTTCGCCTGCGGCACCGCCGCGGTGATCACCCCGATCGGCGGGGTGCGCTTCCCGGACGGGGAGTTCCTGATCGGCGGCGGCGAGCCGGGCCGCTCCACCATGGCGCTGCGCCAGAAGCTTGTCGACATCCAGCGCGGCCGCGCCGAGGACCGGCACGGCTGGGTCACCCGCGTCCTCTGA
- a CDS encoding 3-isopropylmalate dehydrogenase: protein MARIAVVAGDGIGPEVVAQARKVIDAVLPGVEATEYDLGAARYHRTGEVLPDSVLDELAGHDAILLGAVGDPTVPPGVLERGLLLKLRFAFDQYVNLRPSRLWPGVTGPLAAVKPGEVDLVVVREGTEGLYAGAGGSLHRDTPAEVATEESLNTRHGVERVIRDAFARARRRERRKVTLVHKTNVLTHAGSLWARAFAAVAAEHPDVTTEYQHVDAAAMFLVTNPSRYDVVVTDNLFGDILTDIAAAVTGGIGLAASGCINPEGRYPSMFEPVHGSAPDIAGKGAADPVAAVLSAALLLDQLGHADAAARVTAAVGTELAGRTPGAPLRTEEVGDRLAGYAVA from the coding sequence GTGGCACGCATTGCGGTGGTGGCCGGGGACGGCATCGGACCCGAGGTGGTCGCGCAGGCCCGCAAGGTCATCGACGCGGTGCTCCCCGGCGTCGAGGCCACGGAGTACGACCTGGGCGCGGCCCGCTACCACCGCACCGGCGAGGTGCTGCCCGACTCGGTCCTCGACGAGCTGGCCGGCCACGACGCCATCCTGCTCGGCGCGGTCGGCGACCCCACCGTGCCGCCGGGCGTGCTGGAGCGCGGCCTGCTGCTCAAGCTTCGGTTCGCCTTCGACCAGTACGTCAACCTCCGCCCCTCCCGGCTCTGGCCCGGCGTGACCGGCCCGCTGGCCGCCGTGAAGCCCGGCGAGGTCGACCTCGTGGTGGTCCGCGAGGGCACCGAGGGCCTCTACGCGGGCGCCGGCGGCTCGCTGCACCGGGACACCCCGGCCGAGGTGGCCACCGAGGAGAGCCTGAACACCCGGCACGGCGTCGAGCGGGTGATCCGCGACGCGTTCGCCCGGGCCCGCCGCCGGGAGCGGCGCAAGGTCACCCTCGTGCACAAGACGAACGTGCTCACCCACGCCGGCTCGCTGTGGGCGCGCGCCTTCGCGGCCGTCGCCGCCGAGCACCCCGACGTGACCACCGAGTACCAGCACGTCGACGCCGCCGCGATGTTCCTGGTGACAAACCCGTCGCGGTACGACGTGGTGGTCACCGACAACCTCTTCGGCGACATCCTCACCGACATCGCGGCCGCGGTGACCGGTGGCATCGGGCTGGCGGCCAGCGGCTGCATCAACCCGGAGGGGCGCTACCCGTCGATGTTCGAGCCGGTGCACGGCTCCGCGCCGGACATCGCCGGTAAGGGCGCCGCCGACCCGGTGGCCGCGGTGCTCTCCGCCGCGCTGCTGCTCGACCAGCTCGGCCACGCCGACGCCGCCGCGCGGGTCACCGCCGCGGTGGGCACCGAGCTCGCCGGGCGTACGCCGGGCGCGCCGCTGCGCACCGAGGAGGTCGGCGACCGGCTCGCCGGGTACGCCGTAGCCTGA